The following are encoded in a window of Brevibacillus sp. DP1.3A genomic DNA:
- a CDS encoding iron ABC transporter permease, whose protein sequence is MPNQKGRFRLLLFVNSALILLAIYMSLTNGVFDMTVMDVIRTLLRIDPVAEYDLVIFDFRLPRIVIAALVGFGLGVAGTVIQGITRNGLADPGILGINAGAGAAIVAFMFFFGGQFMDASWYSIMAMPLFGLTGGLLAAGLIYLFAWRNGALDPQRLILVGIAIGSGLGAVSLYLSLKMNPNDFEMATVWLSGSIWSANWTHIAGMLPWLVILIPVLMRKVHILDLLQLSEESVKNLGVSVEKERNTLLLSSIGIVSACVSVSGGIGFVGLMAPHIAKRLTGIQHRYVLPLSGTIGMLMVVAADFIGKTVFTPIELPVGIVISIIGVPYFFYLLSRRKK, encoded by the coding sequence ATGCCTAATCAAAAAGGTAGATTTCGTTTGCTGTTATTCGTCAACAGCGCCTTAATTTTGCTGGCGATTTATATGAGTTTGACCAACGGTGTATTTGACATGACGGTGATGGATGTCATCCGTACGTTATTGCGAATTGATCCTGTAGCGGAATACGATTTGGTTATTTTCGATTTTCGCCTGCCTCGGATTGTTATTGCGGCGTTGGTCGGCTTTGGTCTGGGGGTCGCTGGTACCGTCATTCAGGGGATCACCCGTAACGGGCTGGCTGATCCGGGGATTCTGGGCATTAATGCTGGGGCAGGAGCCGCTATCGTCGCCTTTATGTTTTTCTTCGGTGGACAATTTATGGATGCGAGCTGGTATTCCATCATGGCCATGCCTTTGTTCGGTTTGACAGGCGGATTGCTTGCGGCTGGACTGATTTATTTATTTGCCTGGCGTAACGGAGCGCTTGACCCACAACGACTGATTCTGGTGGGGATCGCGATTGGCTCCGGATTGGGTGCCGTGTCACTGTATCTCTCGTTAAAAATGAATCCCAATGATTTTGAAATGGCAACTGTATGGCTCTCGGGAAGTATTTGGAGTGCCAACTGGACGCATATTGCTGGGATGCTCCCATGGCTAGTCATACTCATTCCTGTTTTGATGCGCAAGGTGCATATTCTCGATTTGCTTCAACTGAGCGAGGAGTCCGTCAAGAATCTGGGTGTGTCTGTGGAAAAGGAGCGCAATACTCTCCTGCTGTCGAGTATTGGCATCGTGAGCGCGTGTGTCTCGGTTTCCGGAGGCATCGGATTCGTCGGCTTGATGGCACCGCATATTGCGAAGCGTCTGACGGGAATCCAGCACAGGTATGTTCTTCCCTTGTCGGGAACAATCGGGATGCTCATGGTCGTGGCGGCTGACTTTATCGGCA
- a CDS encoding iron ABC transporter permease, protein MQSKKATSMIILAVSPVVILLTILLSIHYGAKPIDAGTIYQAFFAFDEGNVDHQIVMHSRLPRVLGALMIGAFLAISGALMQGMTRNYLASPSIMGVSDGSVFAVTLCMVFIPSATSVTMITMSLIGSALAVAMVLAFSRLLPNGLTPVGMAVIGTITGTFLSSISAAISTYFQVSQNVSFWYNARLHLLEPGLVKLAVPFAIVGIVLALLLSKSITILSLGDEVSRGLGQRTVMVKVLATTAVVILTGISVAMAGKIAFVGLIIPHITRFLVGLDYRWIIPCAGLLGGIFLALSDVLSRFMNSPFETPIGVVTAFIGVPFFLYLIYKRGGGKHA, encoded by the coding sequence ATGCAATCCAAAAAAGCAACTTCTATGATCATACTAGCCGTTTCGCCAGTGGTGATCCTGCTTACAATCTTGCTCTCCATTCATTACGGGGCGAAGCCGATTGATGCGGGGACGATTTATCAAGCTTTCTTTGCCTTTGATGAAGGGAATGTCGATCATCAAATTGTCATGCACTCTCGCTTGCCGAGAGTCTTGGGCGCACTCATGATCGGAGCATTCTTAGCGATATCAGGAGCGTTGATGCAGGGGATGACGAGGAATTACCTCGCGTCCCCCTCTATTATGGGCGTTTCTGATGGTTCGGTTTTTGCTGTTACGCTGTGCATGGTTTTCATTCCATCCGCTACGAGTGTCACGATGATTACCATGTCCTTGATCGGTTCAGCACTTGCGGTCGCGATGGTTCTCGCTTTTTCCCGATTGTTGCCGAACGGTTTGACGCCAGTAGGGATGGCGGTCATCGGTACGATTACGGGTACCTTTCTAAGCAGTATTTCAGCCGCGATTTCTACTTATTTTCAAGTCTCACAAAATGTCAGCTTCTGGTACAATGCAAGGCTACATCTCTTGGAGCCTGGGTTGGTGAAGCTGGCGGTTCCTTTTGCCATCGTCGGTATTGTCCTCGCACTTCTTTTGTCCAAATCGATTACGATCTTGTCCTTGGGAGACGAAGTATCTCGAGGTCTCGGACAGAGAACGGTGATGGTCAAAGTGCTGGCAACGACCGCTGTTGTCATTCTGACAGGCATTTCCGTAGCGATGGCAGGAAAAATCGCCTTTGTCGGGCTGATTATTCCGCATATTACCCGCTTTTTGGTAGGTCTCGATTATCGATGGATCATTCCATGTGCAGGATTACTGGGCGGTATTTTCCTTGCCTTGTCTGACGTTCTCAGCCGATTTATGAATAGTCCGTTTGAGACCCCAATCGGCGTGGTAACGGCTTTTATTGGCGTTCCGTTCTTCCTCTATTTGATTTACAAGAGAGGAGGAGGAAAGCATGCCTAA
- a CDS encoding iron-hydroxamate ABC transporter substrate-binding protein, producing the protein MKKIYLGLSIAALTLALTACGGGKEAANNTTAPTAAPATTATAEKPADDANKAETRTIKYLDKEYTVPSKTERIAIVGSMESMEDSLVLNVKPVGAISVGGKFPEMFAPITGEATSIGEKIQPNLETILSLKPDVILGSSKFPPEMAEKLNKIAPTFPVSHISTNWEANLQLLGELTGKQAEAEKALQAYKAEAEATKAKWGESLKDKKVLVIRLRQGNINIYPEKVFFNPALYADLGLTAPEEVKAAKAQEIISMEKFSQINPDYLFIQFSPDENKDKPNALEDLQNNPIWKSVNAVKNGNVYVNVVDPLAQGGTAWSKTQFLKAAVEKLSAK; encoded by the coding sequence ATGAAAAAGATATACCTAGGCTTGAGTATTGCAGCGCTGACATTAGCTCTGACAGCGTGCGGTGGAGGAAAAGAAGCAGCGAATAACACAACTGCACCTACGGCAGCACCTGCGACAACAGCTACAGCAGAAAAGCCAGCCGATGATGCCAATAAAGCAGAGACACGCACGATTAAATATTTGGATAAAGAATACACCGTCCCTAGCAAAACAGAGCGGATCGCCATTGTAGGCAGCATGGAGTCCATGGAAGATTCGCTGGTACTGAACGTGAAACCTGTAGGAGCGATTTCTGTAGGCGGTAAATTCCCGGAGATGTTTGCACCGATTACGGGCGAAGCCACATCCATCGGGGAAAAAATCCAACCGAACCTGGAAACCATCCTGTCCTTGAAGCCTGATGTCATTCTGGGAAGCAGTAAATTCCCGCCCGAGATGGCTGAGAAATTGAACAAAATTGCGCCTACCTTCCCTGTGTCCCACATTTCGACCAACTGGGAAGCGAATCTGCAGTTGCTGGGTGAGCTGACTGGGAAACAAGCGGAAGCCGAAAAAGCGCTCCAAGCGTACAAAGCAGAGGCAGAAGCAACCAAAGCAAAATGGGGCGAGAGCTTGAAGGATAAAAAAGTACTCGTGATTCGTCTGCGCCAAGGAAATATCAACATCTATCCAGAGAAGGTGTTCTTCAACCCAGCTCTGTACGCAGACCTTGGTTTGACTGCACCTGAAGAAGTAAAAGCAGCGAAGGCACAAGAAATTATCTCCATGGAGAAGTTCAGCCAGATCAACCCGGACTACCTGTTCATTCAATTCTCTCCAGACGAGAATAAAGACAAGCCAAACGCATTGGAAGATTTGCAGAACAACCCGATTTGGAAGAGCGTGAATGCAGTGAAAAACGGCAATGTTTACGTAAACGTGGTTGATCCTCTCGCACAAGGCGGAACTGCTTGGAGTAAAACACAATTCCTGAAGGCGGCTGTAGAAAAATTGTCTGCCAAGTAA
- a CDS encoding AraC family transcriptional regulator codes for MNETQALVQQFTEKTMAEAIFKLRDITWLKAQGHDRLRQQFTHSHILLVVTGGRGRLRLEDEEYQLRQDAIYVCPPMLTFGIVPDSADHLEMYMLRFDVFMETRDRQRRFQALREKHLFPFRGEISVQSAGQLPVYCDLIQNLWKQETALERFRGQHTFQELWYHIVKHAHFSATDSGMALERARAHMEEYYSENVTIEQLARIADVSPKYFVDLFKKTYGISAMDYLAELRISRAKQMMVQSHAKLRDIAHQVGYNDEFYFSRKFKKAVGVSPTLYMKSRQRKIAAYGSTIIGHLLALKMIPYAAPLHPKWTAYYHHSYRNDIPIHLSAFRINQNWKANIEMLREAKPDVIIGLDETSLQEQKQLNEIAPTLYVPFEERGWKEQLQLMADFLGESVEANHWLCEYEKKVKRARTKLQHVLDDETVLIVRILKNQLYVHCNRSMNEVFYQDLQVKPAFVSEQNEYDQLVTVQELAALAPDRLLLLVCQEAETLACFQALKASGPWQEIEAVRNNRAHVITSDPWREYSATAHERIVEESVRLLSGDRPC; via the coding sequence ATGAACGAAACACAAGCCTTGGTTCAACAATTCACAGAGAAGACCATGGCAGAAGCCATTTTTAAGCTGCGTGACATTACATGGCTCAAAGCACAAGGACATGACCGACTACGCCAACAATTCACTCATTCGCATATTTTGCTGGTAGTAACCGGGGGACGAGGGCGCCTGCGACTGGAGGACGAGGAGTACCAATTGCGGCAGGACGCGATTTACGTATGTCCTCCTATGCTTACGTTTGGCATCGTCCCTGATTCGGCTGATCATTTGGAGATGTACATGCTTCGTTTTGATGTCTTTATGGAAACGAGAGACAGACAGCGGCGCTTCCAAGCCCTTCGAGAAAAGCATCTGTTTCCTTTTCGGGGAGAGATCTCTGTCCAATCGGCAGGGCAGCTTCCTGTCTATTGTGATTTGATCCAGAATCTATGGAAGCAGGAGACGGCGCTCGAGCGCTTTCGAGGTCAACACACTTTTCAAGAGCTATGGTACCACATCGTCAAGCATGCTCACTTCTCGGCCACAGATTCTGGAATGGCGCTGGAACGGGCACGCGCGCATATGGAAGAGTATTACTCAGAAAATGTGACGATTGAACAGCTGGCTCGCATCGCAGATGTGAGTCCAAAATATTTCGTCGATCTGTTCAAAAAAACGTATGGCATCTCAGCTATGGACTATTTGGCAGAGCTACGCATCAGCCGAGCGAAGCAGATGATGGTGCAGTCGCATGCCAAGCTGCGTGATATCGCTCATCAAGTGGGTTACAACGACGAGTTTTACTTTAGTCGAAAATTCAAGAAAGCTGTCGGAGTTTCACCCACTCTCTATATGAAAAGCCGCCAACGAAAAATTGCGGCGTACGGCTCTACCATCATCGGGCATTTGCTGGCTTTGAAAATGATTCCTTACGCGGCGCCACTGCACCCGAAATGGACGGCTTACTATCATCACAGCTATCGAAACGATATCCCGATACATCTGAGCGCGTTTCGAATTAATCAGAATTGGAAAGCCAACATCGAAATGCTTCGCGAAGCCAAGCCGGACGTGATCATTGGCTTGGACGAGACGAGTTTGCAGGAACAGAAGCAACTGAACGAGATAGCGCCCACCTTGTATGTACCCTTTGAAGAGCGGGGATGGAAAGAACAACTGCAGCTTATGGCAGACTTTTTAGGTGAGTCCGTGGAAGCCAATCATTGGCTTTGCGAGTATGAGAAAAAGGTGAAGAGGGCCCGGACAAAGCTTCAACATGTTCTAGACGATGAAACGGTGCTCATCGTGCGGATTTTGAAAAACCAGCTCTATGTCCACTGCAATCGCAGTATGAATGAAGTGTTTTATCAGGATCTGCAAGTCAAGCCTGCTTTTGTCTCGGAACAGAACGAGTACGACCAGCTTGTGACCGTACAGGAATTAGCTGCACTCGCGCCAGATCGCTTGCTGCTGTTGGTTTGCCAAGAGGCTGAAACGCTGGCATGCTTCCAAGCCTTGAAAGCATCGGGACCATGGCAAGAGATCGAAGCAGTCCGCAACAATCGGGCGCATGTCATTACGTCCGACCCCTGGCGGGAATACTCGGCAACGGCTCATGAACGGATCGTGGAAGAGAGTGTGAGATTGCTTTCAGGAGATCGTCCATGTTGA
- a CDS encoding ATP-binding protein, translating to MKRYVLPFVSSLVAITFVTGCISSSDQLTVKDPTPPATENTGQPPADATKGEKPADDLLKQFTVLAAQAKEAKELTAFLDQHLAKTDTKTADQLFWALEQYYEKHLPTINDNFKTLLAQPGNADKLYALQYPYDFNKLEGDDSFKQWLLNQTEGGLVLQATNDMSFYWQVDYKALQKYASSLGEEGKDYLSIQETETGKPYLEDGGLQITRAELGPRMVEVEEYLVDYRSSPRAVKLRTLYIDYLKAYLSNYRYETIDEATMKLLPAVKKEYQNFAKKYEATKTGQIVKDYLSEVAKDNDVIFEPGKPGEGIIGDVKPNISQFLNGLEVRIARTMNP from the coding sequence ATGAAACGATATGTTCTACCTTTTGTCTCTAGCCTCGTCGCGATTACTTTTGTGACAGGGTGCATCTCTTCCTCTGATCAACTGACAGTAAAAGACCCTACCCCACCTGCAACGGAAAACACTGGGCAGCCTCCTGCTGATGCGACCAAAGGAGAAAAGCCTGCCGATGATTTGCTCAAGCAGTTCACCGTACTAGCTGCACAAGCCAAGGAAGCGAAAGAGCTAACTGCCTTTTTGGATCAGCACCTGGCGAAAACGGACACGAAAACTGCCGATCAACTATTTTGGGCACTTGAGCAGTATTATGAAAAACATTTGCCTACGATAAACGATAACTTCAAGACACTCCTCGCCCAGCCGGGAAATGCGGATAAGCTGTATGCCTTGCAATACCCTTACGATTTCAACAAGCTAGAAGGCGATGACAGCTTCAAGCAATGGCTCCTCAATCAAACAGAGGGCGGACTCGTCTTACAGGCAACGAATGACATGTCCTTCTACTGGCAAGTGGATTACAAAGCACTGCAAAAATATGCCTCTTCACTCGGTGAGGAAGGGAAGGACTACTTGTCCATTCAAGAAACAGAAACGGGCAAACCGTATTTGGAGGACGGCGGGTTGCAAATCACGCGGGCCGAGCTCGGACCCAGAATGGTTGAAGTCGAAGAGTATTTGGTCGACTACCGCAGCAGCCCACGTGCAGTGAAGCTCCGTACGCTCTATATCGACTATCTCAAAGCATACTTGTCTAATTACCGTTACGAGACAATAGACGAAGCAACCATGAAGCTGCTCCCGGCCGTCAAGAAAGAGTATCAGAACTTTGCCAAGAAATATGAGGCTACGAAAACGGGACAAATCGTGAAGGATTACTTGAGTGAGGTCGCTAAAGACAATGACGTGATCTTTGAACCCGGCAAGCCTGGTGAAGGCATCATCGGAGACGTAA